One stretch of Candidatus Micrarchaeia archaeon DNA includes these proteins:
- a CDS encoding RsmB/NOP family class I SAM-dependent RNA methyltransferase, producing MDEKQFRDYLSGFADADKMLSAPVRDTIRVNTLKIPKAEFFEITKIKLEPTFYDCGFYAESEARLGATWEYFLGYMHTQSLSSMLPSLILNPNERDIVLDIAASPGSKTSHLAMLMQNKGAILANEVNWERGSALFSNVARLGILNAKVTVRDGTKLGINSYFTKALVDAPCSSLSQPYAYKKFTPNLAYEMSKTQKKMLFSAYDSLREGGELVYSTCTYAKEENEETVKLLLEKRPEAGLAGLEFDFPHDSGLSEYGKEFRKTARIYPHHFNSEGFFIAKVKKG from the coding sequence ATGGATGAAAAGCAGTTCCGAGACTACCTCTCCGGCTTCGCAGACGCGGACAAAATGCTCTCAGCTCCGGTTCGAGACACCATACGCGTAAACACGCTCAAAATCCCCAAAGCGGAATTTTTCGAAATCACGAAAATAAAGCTCGAACCCACATTTTATGATTGCGGCTTTTACGCGGAAAGCGAGGCCCGCCTCGGCGCGACCTGGGAGTATTTCCTGGGATATATGCACACCCAGTCGCTTTCCTCCATGCTTCCCTCGCTGATTCTCAATCCAAACGAGCGCGACATCGTACTAGATATAGCCGCTTCCCCAGGCTCGAAAACATCGCACCTAGCGATGCTCATGCAGAACAAGGGCGCGATACTCGCGAACGAAGTGAATTGGGAGCGCGGCTCGGCCCTTTTCTCGAATGTCGCCCGCCTCGGAATCCTGAACGCAAAAGTGACCGTGCGCGACGGCACCAAACTGGGAATAAACTCCTATTTCACAAAAGCCCTGGTGGACGCCCCCTGCTCCTCCCTTTCCCAGCCCTATGCATACAAGAAATTCACACCCAACCTCGCATACGAGATGTCCAAGACCCAGAAAAAAATGCTCTTTTCCGCCTACGATTCCCTTCGGGAAGGCGGCGAATTAGTGTATTCCACCTGCACGTACGCGAAAGAAGAAAACGAGGAAACAGTAAAGCTGCTCCTGGAAAAGAGGCCGGAAGCCGGGCTGGCCGGATTGGAATTCGATTTTCCGCACGATTCCGGGCTTTCCGAATACGGAAAGGAATTCAGGAAAACCGCCCGGATTTACCCACACCATTTCAATAGCGAGGGTTTCTTCATAGCCAAGGTGAAAAAGGGATAG
- a CDS encoding cytochrome b5 domain-containing protein: MHSRSIFAMAAILLALMVLQGCTVNPQDLSAQPKPGVGLAGANGTGDGSAPSAITLSVQEIAKHNTEADCWVYINDAVLDLSSFTAHPGGMAYAPYCGTNATEAFYNVPGKGGHSAYALGWMKDFEIGVVGGQVQAGQRGGSADSNVTAGEAGFTGGTGVRNNGSWGNLTLLTAEEVAKHSAESDCWAIFWNDVLDLSAFTKHPGGAAYTSYCGGDGTSAFEAIGHSSKAYALMADYKIGEIGQSVDIANTTAANPRNATKFEDDDEWEEEDD; this comes from the coding sequence ATGCATTCCAGAAGCATTTTTGCGATGGCTGCGATTCTACTCGCGTTGATGGTGCTCCAAGGCTGCACGGTCAACCCGCAGGACCTTTCGGCACAACCAAAGCCAGGGGTTGGATTAGCCGGGGCCAACGGAACCGGTGATGGTTCGGCGCCCAGTGCGATAACGCTCAGCGTGCAGGAGATTGCGAAGCACAATACCGAGGCGGACTGCTGGGTATACATAAATGATGCGGTGCTGGACCTTAGCTCGTTCACTGCGCATCCCGGGGGAATGGCATATGCGCCTTATTGTGGAACCAATGCGACTGAGGCTTTTTACAACGTGCCCGGAAAAGGGGGCCATTCTGCCTACGCGCTTGGATGGATGAAGGATTTTGAGATAGGGGTTGTTGGCGGGCAGGTTCAGGCTGGGCAGCGCGGCGGCAGCGCGGATTCGAATGTGACGGCAGGGGAAGCCGGCTTTACCGGCGGAACGGGCGTGCGGAATAATGGCTCTTGGGGAAATCTAACGCTTTTGACTGCGGAGGAAGTGGCTAAGCACAGCGCAGAATCCGATTGCTGGGCCATATTCTGGAACGATGTGCTGGACTTGAGCGCGTTCACCAAACACCCGGGGGGCGCGGCTTATACATCTTATTGCGGGGGCGATGGAACCAGCGCCTTTGAGGCGATAGGCCACTCGTCTAAAGCTTATGCGCTCATGGCGGATTACAAGATAGGTGAAATCGGGCAGAGCGTGGATATTGCGAACACTACGGCCGCGAATCCGAGGAATGCGACTAAATTTGAAGATGATGATGAATGGGAAGAGGAGGATGACTGA
- a CDS encoding ferric reductase-like transmembrane domain-containing protein, with amino-acid sequence MAFAMLAAYHALFPVPAAMVFTRFLGLAGFMVLCVALMLGPLSAISPATFGPLLMHRRAVGIAAFALVLAHFLVSFSLELGGNVGYVLAQAPLQLGAVAFAILTVLALISNDWAFRNVPSWKGIQRLAYIAFVLSFGHFLLKASGMFVAVAGGKVFANAAELAMVALGMATILLQLVGFYIMGKRKSAKAAHAATEAQQGKTL; translated from the coding sequence ATGGCGTTTGCCATGCTAGCTGCTTACCACGCGCTGTTTCCGGTTCCGGCCGCGATGGTATTCACGAGATTCCTCGGGCTCGCTGGTTTCATGGTATTGTGCGTTGCTCTAATGCTGGGGCCGCTCTCAGCAATTTCACCAGCAACTTTCGGGCCCCTACTTATGCACAGGAGGGCGGTGGGGATAGCCGCATTTGCCCTCGTGCTTGCGCACTTCCTGGTTTCGTTCTCGCTCGAGCTGGGAGGCAACGTGGGGTATGTGCTGGCGCAGGCGCCGCTACAGCTTGGCGCGGTTGCGTTCGCGATATTGACGGTGCTGGCCCTGATTTCTAACGACTGGGCATTCAGGAATGTTCCGAGCTGGAAGGGCATCCAGCGCCTAGCGTATATCGCGTTCGTGCTTTCTTTCGGGCATTTTCTCCTCAAGGCGAGCGGGATGTTCGTGGCTGTTGCTGGGGGCAAGGTATTCGCCAACGCGGCGGAATTAGCAATGGTGGCGCTTGGAATGGCAACCATCCTGCTGCAACTGGTCGGATTTTATATCATGGGCAAAAGGAAGAGCGCGAAGGCTGCTCATGCAGCTACGGAGGCGCAGCAGGGAAAAACGCTGTAG